Within Micromonospora parathelypteridis, the genomic segment GTCGAGAGGGGAGGGTGCTCATGCGGACGATCCTGCCCCAGACGTACGACACTCCGCCCGGCGCCACCGATCAGTCGGCGCGGCCGGCGAAGTGCTCGGCGAGCACCGGTGCCAGCACCTCGGCGGGAACACCATGCCACTGCCCGGGCAGCGTGCGGTGCCGCCCGGCTGGCAGCGTCTCGGCCACCCCCTGCGCCCAGCCGCGCAACCGTGCGTCACTCTGGTCGCTGTCGAGCACCAACGTCGGGATGGTGAGTGCCCTCAGCGCCTCGACCGGCAATGCCGTGAGCAGGGTGAGGTCGTAGACCAAAGTGTGCGCCAAGGCTTCCAGCGCCGGCCAACCCGGCCCGTTGCGCATACCGTCGATGAACTCGGCTGGCACCCCGATGCTGCGCTGGAAGTGGAGCATCGCGTCACCCCGTCGGCCGGCGGCCACCAGCTCGACGATCTCCGCAGCCAGGTCTGGCTCGTCCGTCGACTGCTCGCTCTGCTCGTACGGTGGCTCCAGCACAGCCAGGCGGGTGACCGACAGGCCGCCGGCCGCGGCGAGCAACGTCAGCACCGCACCGGAGGAGAAGCCGTACAGGGCAGCCGACCCACCGACCGCCCGAATAAGGGCTTCCAGATCCTCGACCTCTCGCTGCGGCGCGTATGGCAGGGTGTCGGTGCTCAGCCCCCGGCCCCGCCGGTCATAGGTGAGCACGGTGAACTCGTCGACCAGGTGAGCCGCCAGTGACCTCAGCGGACCCATCTCCCGGAACCCGCCCGCCGCATCCACCATGATCACAGCGGGGCCGGTGCCGCTGCGCTCGTACGCGATGGTGGTGCCGTCGTTCGAACGGACCGTGCCCATCGTTGTCGCCTCGCCCATGGGCTCTCCTCCTGTCGATGGCGGTGCCCCACCTTAGGGGAAGGGTCGGACGCTGACGGCGTTTCAACCGATGCTGGTGCTGACCAACTCGCCCGGCTGTGTGCCCGCGCGTACGTACACCTCGCCCGCCCGCGTCCAGATGCCCGACTGGCCGGCTGCCTCGGCGTAGCCCCCGCCGGTCGACCCGGCGAAGCTCGCCACCGCCACCCAGACCCGGTGGGCGGTGGCGATCCGGTGCGCCCGCTCGCCCGTCACGGCGGCATCGCTCGCCGACTCCAGGATCCCCGCCGCGTACACGTCGATCCCGAGTGCGGCGGTGCGCGCCGCGTGCGCGGCGACGCCGGTGTCCTTGCAGATCGCCAACCCCACCCGCCAACCGTCCACATCGAGCACGGAGGGCGTGTCGCCCGGTCGGAACCGGCGGGCCTCCGCGTCGCCCAGCCACATCTTCCGGTACGCCACCGACACACCGTCACCGGTCACGGCCAGCATCGCGATGTGGTCACCGGCGACGGGTGCGCCGGCCAGCGCCAACGCTCCCGTCTCGGCACAGGCCTCGACCAGCGGCGCCAACCGCGGGTCGTCGACCGACACGACCGCCGCGTCCAACTCGTACCCCGTCAGCGACAGCTCCGGAAAGAGCACCACCCGGGCCCGCGCCGCGCGGACCGCGGCGGCGTGCGCCCGAGCGTTCGCCGCGACATCGAGGGGTACGCACAGCGGCTGCACCGCCGCGAGCCGCAGCGGAGTACGGTTTTCCGCACCCCTGCCGCTGTGGTCGACCCGTGCGACCGGGCGGTCGACCGCATGGTCGACTCTCAGGATCACTTCGTACGGTGGGTGCATGATTCGAACGTCCCACGCCCTGCTCGCCACCGGAACCCCCACCGCCGCAGCGGAACCGCCGCAGGGTGGGATCGTCGGATACGTCAGTGACCTGGTGGAACGGCTCGGCGGGCCGGGCGCGGGCCTGGCGGTGGCACTGGAGAACCTCTTCCCGCCGATCCCCAGCGAGGTGATCCTGCCGCTGGCCGGGTTCGTCGCGGCGCAAGGCCGGATCAGTCTGGTCGGTGCGATCTTCTGGACCACGCTGGGTTCGGTGGTGGGCGCGCTGGCGCTCTACCTGATCGGCGCGTCGCTCGGTCGCGACCGGATGCGCGCCATCGTGGCCCGGCTGCCACTGGTCAAGCTCAGCGACGTGGACCGGACCGAGGCATGGTTCCTCCGGCACGGCGTGAAGGCCGTCTTCTTCGGCCGGATGATTCCGATCTTCCGCAGCCTGATCTCCATTCCGGCCGGAGTGGAACGTATGCCGGTGGCCACGTTCCTGCTCTACACCACCCTGGGCAGCCTGATCTGGAACGCCACCTTCGTGCTCGCCGGCTACCTGCTCGGCGACAACTGGCACCTCGTCGAGGGGTACGTCGGCGCCCTCCAGAAGGTGGTGATCGTGGTCTGCGTGGCGGCGGTCGCCTGGTTCGTCGGGTCCCGCGTACGGCGAGCCCGCCGTGCCGCCCGCAACCCCGAGATGACCGAACCCGATGCCTTCGGTCCGGACGACCTCTCGTCCGGGGTGCCCGATCCCGGCGGGCGCGGCACGCTCTACCGGAGCGGATCGTGGGCCTCGGACGACCGTTAGCCCGAACTCGGAGGTATGCCGGTTACCGCC encodes:
- a CDS encoding alpha/beta fold hydrolase, which encodes MGEATTMGTVRSNDGTTIAYERSGTGPAVIMVDAAGGFREMGPLRSLAAHLVDEFTVLTYDRRGRGLSTDTLPYAPQREVEDLEALIRAVGGSAALYGFSSGAVLTLLAAAGGLSVTRLAVLEPPYEQSEQSTDEPDLAAEIVELVAAGRRGDAMLHFQRSIGVPAEFIDGMRNGPGWPALEALAHTLVYDLTLLTALPVEALRALTIPTLVLDSDQSDARLRGWAQGVAETLPAGRHRTLPGQWHGVPAEVLAPVLAEHFAGRAD
- a CDS encoding carbon-nitrogen hydrolase family protein, with product MHPPYEVILRVDHAVDRPVARVDHSGRGAENRTPLRLAAVQPLCVPLDVAANARAHAAAVRAARARVVLFPELSLTGYELDAAVVSVDDPRLAPLVEACAETGALALAGAPVAGDHIAMLAVTGDGVSVAYRKMWLGDAEARRFRPGDTPSVLDVDGWRVGLAICKDTGVAAHAARTAALGIDVYAAGILESASDAAVTGERAHRIATAHRVWVAVASFAGSTGGGYAEAAGQSGIWTRAGEVYVRAGTQPGELVSTSIG
- a CDS encoding DedA family protein; amino-acid sequence: MIRTSHALLATGTPTAAAEPPQGGIVGYVSDLVERLGGPGAGLAVALENLFPPIPSEVILPLAGFVAAQGRISLVGAIFWTTLGSVVGALALYLIGASLGRDRMRAIVARLPLVKLSDVDRTEAWFLRHGVKAVFFGRMIPIFRSLISIPAGVERMPVATFLLYTTLGSLIWNATFVLAGYLLGDNWHLVEGYVGALQKVVIVVCVAAVAWFVGSRVRRARRAARNPEMTEPDAFGPDDLSSGVPDPGGRGTLYRSGSWASDDR